A genomic window from Yarrowia lipolytica chromosome 1D, complete sequence includes:
- a CDS encoding uncharacterized protein (Compare to YALI0D06930g, similar to uniprot|Q06408 Saccharomyces cerevisiae YDR380W ARO10 phenylpyruvate decarboxylase, catalyzes decarboxylation of phenylpyruvate to phenylacetaldehyde): MTATSATASTKKDGNVHLGEYLFSRIKQLGIDNILGVPGDFNLHLLDYIYRVPDLNWVGCCNELNAAYAADGYGRVKHLPGVLVTTYGVGELSALNGVSGAFAEQAPLLHIVGTTGRPIQEESWLVHHVLPKENSLQEPDHLVYQGMSEKVRCCSAFLNDKETAAAEIDRVLTTICQKSLPGYLFIPVDMTWQPLDAARLDSKLDYSVKNEDPKLENEIVDSILSEIYASKNATVFADVLTARHRATDLVRELAKKTNFPNYTSPLGKGILNENEDRFVGVYNGQLSLEGVAKSIEASDCVLFTGPLLSDSNTGGFSHNLKDENTIYLSPDYVKVKGKLYEGVHFFPVLKKVVEQLDVEKISAESKTAAMPTISPPPVIDSPLPISQTFLVDSMSKMMRPDDLLIVETGTFQFACSDVKFNTNNSLLTQIFYSCIGFTLPATLGAALAKREDAAAKNDKGRVILVEGDGSAQMTIQELGTMVRQGLNPIIFLLNNDGYSIERAIHGPEQSYNDICPKWKWTKLLEAFGGTEGVDSFSTTVKTREELEALIGDEKFMNSDKAQLVEVIMDVNDYPWRLNEQIKLMGGKNMKVFAEYQKKNP; the protein is encoded by the coding sequence ATGACTGCCACTTCTGCCACCGCGTCCACCAAAAAGGACGGCAATGTCCATCTCGGCGAGTACCTCTTCTCGCGAATCAAGCAGCTCGGAATCGACAACATTCTCGGAGTGCCCGGAGACTTCAACCTTCACCTGCTGGACTACATCTACCGAGTCCCCGACCTCAACTGGGTTGGCTGCTGCAACGAGCTCAACGCTGCTTATGCTGCCGACGGTTATGGACGAGTCAAGCATTTGCCTGGTGTTCTCGTCACCACATACGGAGTCGGAGAACTGTCTGCACTCAACGGTGTGTCTGGAGCCTTTGCCGAACAggctcctcttcttcacaTTGTCGGTACCACCGGCCGGCCGATCCAGGAGGAGAGCTGGCTTGTGCACCACGTGCTGCCCAAGGAGAACTCTCTCCAGGAGCCCGACCATCTTGTCTACCAGGGCATGAGCGAGAAGGTGCGATGCTGCTCGGCATTCCTgaacgacaaggagaccgCCGCTGCGGAAATTGACCGTGTTCTCACCACCATCTGCCAGAAGTCTCTGCCTGGATACCTCTTTATCCCCGTGGATATGACATGGCAGCCTCTGGATGCCGCTCGTCTGGACTCCAAGCTCGATTACTCGGTGAAAAACGAGGACCCCAAGCTCGAAAATGAGATTGTTGACTCCATTCTGAGCGAGATTTACGCCTCCAAGAACGCCACTGTCTTTGCCGACGTTCTGACCGCCCGACATCGTGCCACAGACTTGGTTCGAGAGCTTGCCAAGAAGACAAACTTCCCCAACTACACTTCCCCACTGGGCAAGGGCATTTTGAACGAGAATGAGGACCGTTTTGTGGGCGTTTATAACGGCCAGCTGTCTCTAGAGGGCGTGGCCAAGTCCATCGAGGCGTCTGACTGTGTTCTGTTCACCGGACCTCTTCTTTCCGATTCCAATACCGGTGGCTTTTCTCACAatctcaaggacgagaacACAATCTACCTGTCTCCTGACTAcgtcaaggtcaagggcAAACTGTACGAGGGAGTTCACTTCTTCCCCGTGCTCAAGAAGGTtgtggagcagctggacgTTGAGAAGATCTCTGCTGAGTCCAAAACGGCGGCCATGCCCACGATTTCTCCTCCCCCCGTGATCGATTCCCCTCTTCCCATTTCCCAGACCTTCCTGGTCGATTCCATGTCGAAAATGATGCGACCCGATGATCTGCTCATTGTGGAGACCGGCACCTTCCAGTTTGCCTGTTCGGATGTCAAgttcaacaccaacaactcACTTCTCACCCAGATCTTCTACTCGTGCATTGGTTTCACGCTCCCTGCCACTCTGGGAGCTGCTCTAGCCAAACGAGAAGACGCAGCTGCCAAGAACGACAAGGGACGAGTCATTCTGGTGGAGGGCGACGGTTCTGCTCAGATGACCATCCAGGAGCTCGGTACCATGGTGCGTCAGGGCCTGAACCCCATCATTTTCCTGCTCAACAACGATGGATACTCTATTGAGCGGGCCATTCACGGCCCCGAGCAATCCTACAACGACATTTGTCCAAAGTGGAAGTGGACTAAGTTGCTGGAGGCCTTTGGCGGTACCGAGGGCGTCGATAGCTTCTCGACCACCGTCAAGACCCgagaggagttggaggctCTGATCGGAGATGAAAAGTTCATGAACTCGGACAAGGCtcagctggtggaggtgaTTATGGATGTCAATGACTACCCCTGGAGACTGAACGAGCAGATCAAGCTCATGGGTGGAAAAAACATGAAGGTGTTTGCCGagtaccagaagaagaatcCTTAG